In a single window of the Acidimicrobiales bacterium genome:
- the hflX gene encoding GTPase HflX, with translation MTLIDRSFREKIVLVGVAFGRANPEEVEDHLDELALLVDTAGADVEARVLQRRDAPDPATFVGKGKAEELHDLSEQVDADTVVFDDELTPAQQRNLEKILGRTAIDRTDVILDIFAQNARTLEGKAQVELALLRHRLPRLKGRGKALSQQGGTSGFIGTRGPGETQLEVDRRRLMRRITQLEGELKKLAKKRGVQSAQRLKSRLHNVSIAGYTNAGKSTLLNALTDAGVHAENRLFATLDARTRRLDLPGGETILVSDTVGFIRKLPHQLVEAFRSTLEVVVESELILHVVDASAPNPEAQMATVREVLGEIGGGHIAELLVFNKADLNPEEADRLVRAHPGSVAVSAKTGAGIADLLEAIGAWLRAQSKVVELEIPFARGDVLAAVHREGEVLEETHGERGTRVRVRVDNAGAARFENWIVS, from the coding sequence ATGACCCTGATCGACCGAAGTTTCCGCGAAAAGATCGTCCTCGTCGGCGTGGCGTTCGGTCGGGCGAACCCCGAGGAGGTCGAAGATCACCTCGACGAACTGGCGCTGCTGGTCGACACCGCCGGCGCCGACGTGGAGGCGCGCGTATTGCAGCGTCGCGACGCGCCCGATCCGGCGACCTTCGTGGGCAAGGGCAAGGCCGAAGAGCTCCACGACCTCTCCGAGCAGGTCGACGCCGACACGGTGGTGTTCGACGACGAGCTGACGCCGGCCCAGCAGCGCAACCTGGAGAAGATTCTCGGACGCACCGCCATCGACCGCACCGACGTGATCCTCGACATCTTCGCCCAGAACGCCCGCACGCTGGAAGGCAAGGCGCAGGTGGAGTTGGCCCTGCTGCGCCACCGCCTGCCGCGGTTGAAGGGGCGGGGCAAAGCGCTGTCGCAGCAGGGCGGCACGAGCGGCTTCATCGGGACGCGTGGTCCGGGTGAAACCCAGCTCGAGGTGGACCGTCGCCGGTTGATGCGGCGCATCACCCAACTCGAAGGCGAGTTGAAGAAGCTCGCCAAGAAGCGCGGCGTGCAGAGCGCGCAGCGCCTCAAGTCGCGGCTGCACAACGTGTCGATCGCCGGCTACACCAACGCCGGCAAGTCGACGCTGCTCAACGCCCTGACCGACGCCGGGGTGCACGCCGAGAACCGGCTGTTCGCCACCCTCGACGCCCGCACGCGCCGTCTCGATCTCCCCGGCGGCGAGACGATCCTCGTCTCGGACACCGTCGGGTTCATCCGCAAGCTGCCCCACCAACTCGTCGAGGCGTTTCGCTCGACGCTCGAAGTGGTGGTCGAGTCGGAGCTGATTCTCCACGTCGTCGACGCGTCGGCGCCGAATCCCGAAGCGCAAATGGCCACGGTGCGCGAGGTGCTCGGCGAAATCGGCGGCGGTCACATCGCGGAGTTGCTCGTGTTCAACAAGGCCGACCTCAATCCCGAAGAAGCCGACCGCCTGGTGCGCGCCCACCCCGGGTCGGTGGCGGTGAGCGCCAAGACCGGCGCCGGCATCGCCGACCTGCTCGAGGCGATCGGTGCGTGGCTGCGGGCACAGTCGAAGGTCGTCGAGCTCGAGATCCCCTTCGCCCGCGGTGACGTGCTCGCGGCGGTGCACCGCGAGGGCGAGGTGCTCGAGGAGACGCACGGCGAGCGCGGCACGCGCGTGCGGGTGCGCGTCGACAACGCCGGCGCGGCGCGCTTCGAGAACTGGATTGTCAGCTGA
- a CDS encoding aminotransferase class I/II-fold pyridoxal phosphate-dependent enzyme, protein MYPYDRLNDAKAAAEQLPGGVVDLSIGTPCDPPPQVVLDALATSNTERGYPQSVGSPALRDAAHAWMQRRLGVDVPATQIAACVGTKEFVGTLPQWLALRTPGRDTVLYPELAYPTYEMGAILASCRAVPVPVAADFTLRLDAISEEDAARALCLWVNTPGNPAGQLDDLGAAAAWGRAHSVPVFSDECYVEFTWDRRRRTILEHGSEGVVAVHSLSKRSNLAGVRVGFYAGDAELVHYLSEVRKHVGLMVPGPAQAAAVAALGDDTHVDEQAARYHHRLERTAQILKAVDLDASMPQGGFYLWAEAPGGDAWGFTDRLARDAGCLVTPGDTFGPAGARYVRVAVVQPDDRIELVAHRLGV, encoded by the coding sequence GTGTATCCCTACGACCGGCTCAACGACGCCAAGGCGGCGGCGGAACAGTTGCCGGGCGGCGTCGTCGACCTGTCGATCGGCACGCCGTGCGACCCGCCGCCCCAGGTCGTGCTCGACGCGCTGGCGACGAGCAACACCGAGCGTGGGTACCCGCAGTCGGTCGGCTCGCCGGCGCTACGCGACGCCGCCCATGCATGGATGCAGCGCCGCCTTGGCGTCGACGTGCCGGCAACCCAGATCGCGGCGTGTGTGGGCACCAAGGAGTTCGTCGGCACGCTGCCGCAGTGGTTGGCGCTGCGTACTCCTGGTCGCGACACGGTGCTGTATCCGGAGTTGGCGTACCCCACCTACGAGATGGGCGCGATCCTGGCGAGCTGCCGCGCCGTGCCCGTACCGGTGGCGGCGGACTTCACTTTGCGCCTCGACGCCATCTCCGAGGAGGATGCGGCGCGCGCCCTGTGCCTGTGGGTGAACACGCCGGGTAACCCGGCCGGTCAGCTCGACGACCTCGGCGCGGCGGCCGCGTGGGGCCGGGCGCACAGCGTGCCGGTGTTCAGCGACGAGTGCTACGTCGAATTCACGTGGGACCGGCGCAGGCGCACCATCCTCGAGCACGGCAGCGAGGGCGTCGTCGCCGTGCATTCGCTGTCGAAGCGATCGAACCTGGCGGGCGTGCGCGTCGGCTTCTACGCCGGCGACGCCGAGTTGGTGCACTACCTCTCCGAGGTGCGCAAGCACGTCGGGCTGATGGTTCCGGGCCCGGCGCAGGCGGCGGCGGTGGCGGCGTTGGGCGACGACACCCACGTCGACGAACAGGCGGCGCGTTACCACCACCGCCTCGAACGCACCGCCCAGATCCTCAAGGCCGTGGACCTCGACGCGTCGATGCCCCAGGGCGGCTTCTACCTCTGGGCCGAAGCGCCCGGCGGCGATGCCTGGGGCTTCACCGATCGCCTCGCACGCGACGCCGGCTGCCTCGTCACC
- the miaA gene encoding tRNA (adenosine(37)-N6)-dimethylallyltransferase MiaA — MPRSKGRHVALVGPTGSGKSAQAMAIAGAIPEFEIVSVDAMCVYRGMDIGTDKPSAADRAAVPHHLVDTVDPSDDYTVARFQSDCAAAVRTIEQRGKRALLVGGTGLYVRAAVDGLSVPPQFPAVKEQLEAEPDTASLYARLREVDPDAATKMEPSNRRRIVRALEVCIGSGRPFSSYGPGLDIYRPAPFRLVGVWPSRDATAVRIRTRFERMLAAGFVAEVERLAATAVSRTARQALGYRQLFEHVEAGRPLDESVADAVGATVRFARRQRAWFRRDPRIAWFPPDIDLATVAGRQNW; from the coding sequence TTGCCGCGCTCTAAGGGTCGCCACGTCGCGCTGGTCGGGCCGACGGGTTCGGGCAAGTCAGCCCAGGCCATGGCGATCGCCGGCGCGATTCCCGAGTTCGAGATCGTCTCGGTCGACGCTATGTGCGTGTACCGCGGCATGGACATCGGTACCGACAAACCGTCGGCTGCCGACCGCGCCGCCGTCCCGCACCACCTCGTCGACACCGTCGACCCGTCCGACGACTACACCGTGGCGCGCTTCCAGTCGGACTGCGCCGCGGCGGTGCGGACCATCGAGCAGCGCGGCAAGCGGGCGCTACTCGTCGGCGGCACGGGTCTGTACGTGCGCGCGGCTGTCGACGGGCTCTCGGTGCCGCCGCAGTTCCCGGCGGTGAAGGAGCAACTCGAAGCCGAGCCCGACACCGCCTCGCTTTACGCCCGTCTCCGGGAAGTCGACCCGGACGCCGCGACGAAGATGGAACCATCGAACCGCCGGCGCATCGTGCGCGCCCTCGAGGTCTGCATCGGATCAGGCCGCCCGTTTTCGTCGTACGGTCCGGGGCTCGACATCTACCGGCCGGCGCCGTTCCGGCTCGTCGGCGTGTGGCCCAGCCGCGACGCCACCGCGGTGCGAATCCGGACTCGGTTCGAGCGCATGCTCGCCGCCGGGTTCGTGGCCGAGGTCGAGCGCCTGGCGGCGACCGCCGTGTCACGCACCGCCCGCCAAGCACTGGGTTACCGGCAGCTGTTCGAACACGTCGAAGCCGGCCGGCCCCTTGACGAATCCGTCGCCGACGCCGTCGGGGCGACTGTCCGTTTTGCCCGGCGCCAGCGGGCCTGGTTCCGACGCGATCCGCGCATCGCGTGGTTTCCGCCCGATATCGATCTTGCCACCGTCGCCGGTCGGCAAAACTGGTGA
- the dapF gene encoding diaminopimelate epimerase, producing the protein MRLTKHEGWGNDFLVLSDPQNATPGTPELARRLCDRRYGVGADGLLHLSKQNVRADLTMTLHNADGSAAEMSGNGLRCLVQAAVLGGWVGGGRRITVSTAAGYRSADVTKTDDPRVHFIRVDMGAVQIVGTDEDDMLLDVGNPHRVRRVPEPDAYDLAAAGAAHPDVNLEVIADAGPDAVKMRVHERGAGETLACGTGACAVAVAASKWGLVTGTVVTVRQPGGDAEVDITDIDHVQLAGPVTYIATIEAP; encoded by the coding sequence GTGCGGCTGACCAAACACGAGGGATGGGGCAACGACTTCCTCGTGCTGTCCGACCCGCAGAACGCCACGCCCGGCACGCCCGAGTTGGCGCGCCGGCTCTGCGACCGCCGCTACGGCGTCGGCGCCGACGGCCTGCTCCACTTGTCCAAGCAGAACGTGCGCGCCGACCTGACCATGACGCTGCACAACGCCGACGGGTCAGCGGCGGAGATGAGCGGCAACGGCCTGCGCTGCCTCGTGCAGGCGGCCGTGCTCGGCGGCTGGGTCGGAGGCGGCCGCCGCATCACCGTGTCGACGGCCGCCGGGTACCGCAGCGCGGATGTCACCAAGACCGACGATCCCCGCGTGCACTTCATCCGCGTCGACATGGGCGCGGTACAGATCGTGGGTACCGACGAGGACGACATGCTGCTCGACGTCGGTAACCCGCACCGCGTGCGCCGCGTCCCCGAACCCGACGCCTACGACCTGGCGGCGGCGGGCGCCGCCCACCCCGACGTCAACCTCGAGGTCATCGCCGACGCCGGCCCCGACGCCGTGAAAATGCGCGTGCACGAACGCGGCGCGGGCGAGACACTGGCGTGCGGTACCGGTGCCTGCGCCGTGGCCGTCGCCGCTTCCAAGTGGGGCCTCGTCACCGGCACGGTGGTGACGGTGCGCCAACCCGGCGGCGACGCCGAGGTCGACATCACCGATATCGACCACGTCCAGCTCGCCGGACCCGTCACGTACATCGCAACGATAGAAGCGCCCTGA